From the Bacillus tuaregi genome, one window contains:
- a CDS encoding NCS2 family permease: MFKLKDNHTTVRTEVMAGITTFLTMVYIVVVNPVILSDAGVPFDQVFMATIIASVVGTLWMALFANYPIAVAPGMGMNAYFAYSVVGSHGNIDYQTAFAAVFIAGIIFIILSLTRFREVLIEAIPENLKHGISAGIGLFIAFIGLRLTGLVTSHPSNLVALGDLHSPSAMLALVGLAVTIILFALKVNGALFIGMVITAVIALLTGQLSFNEGFLALPHLPEGIIIANPITALGDVIQHSLYAVVFSFLLVTIFDTTGTMVAVAQQAGLMKGKKMPRAREALLSDSIATTVGAMFGTSPTSAFIESSTGVAAGGKTGLTTLTVSLLFIASAFFGPLVSAVSGLSAITAPALIIVGSLMMSNVVHINWNEFDEAFPAFLIILSMPLTSSIATGIALGFISYPLLKLVKGKWREVHPIVYVFAVLFFYQLAFLPH, from the coding sequence ATGTTTAAACTCAAGGATAATCACACAACAGTAAGAACTGAAGTTATGGCCGGGATTACAACCTTTTTAACAATGGTTTATATTGTCGTTGTAAATCCCGTTATTTTATCGGATGCAGGAGTTCCATTTGATCAGGTATTTATGGCCACGATTATTGCATCCGTTGTCGGAACCCTATGGATGGCATTGTTTGCCAATTATCCTATAGCAGTTGCTCCAGGAATGGGCATGAATGCCTATTTTGCCTATTCAGTTGTCGGTTCACATGGCAACATTGACTATCAGACAGCATTTGCCGCTGTATTTATCGCAGGGATTATCTTCATTATTTTGTCACTCACTCGATTCCGCGAAGTACTAATTGAGGCGATTCCTGAAAACTTAAAGCATGGAATTAGTGCAGGTATTGGTTTATTTATTGCTTTTATTGGTCTCCGCTTAACAGGCTTAGTCACAAGTCATCCATCGAACCTTGTGGCATTAGGAGATCTCCACTCGCCATCAGCCATGTTGGCATTAGTTGGTTTAGCCGTGACCATCATTCTGTTTGCATTAAAAGTGAACGGGGCCTTATTCATTGGAATGGTCATAACCGCTGTGATTGCTTTACTCACCGGCCAGCTGTCCTTTAATGAAGGCTTTCTAGCATTGCCACATCTTCCTGAGGGAATTATTATTGCCAACCCCATCACCGCTCTTGGTGATGTCATTCAGCACAGTCTCTATGCGGTTGTTTTTTCCTTTTTATTAGTAACCATCTTTGATACAACAGGTACCATGGTAGCTGTCGCACAGCAGGCAGGCTTAATGAAAGGTAAGAAAATGCCCCGCGCTCGTGAAGCCTTACTTTCAGATTCAATCGCAACTACAGTGGGAGCCATGTTTGGTACAAGCCCTACCTCTGCATTTATTGAATCCTCTACGGGTGTTGCTGCCGGAGGAAAAACAGGATTAACGACCTTAACAGTATCACTGTTATTTATTGCTTCTGCCTTTTTTGGACCACTTGTCAGTGCTGTATCAGGATTATCGGCTATTACTGCTCCAGCATTAATAATTGTTGGCAGTCTCATGATGAGTAATGTGGTTCATATCAACTGGAATGAGTTTGATGAAGCCTTTCCAGCCTTTTTAATCATCTTAAGCATGCCATTAACATCTAGCATCGCTACGGGAATTGCTCTAGGCTTTATTTCCTACCCATTATTAAAATTGGTAAAGGGAAAATGGCGTGAGGTACATCCAATTGTTTATGTATTTGCTGTACTGTTCTTCTATCAGCTTGCATTCCTGCCACATTAA